TAAACACATAAACCTCATGCATTTTCAAGAAATGATATTGTACCTTTCCAAATCATGATCATACAACACAGAGTTGTCGCCGCTAGTGCGATACAAGGTGAGTCCTAGACGGCGTATAAGTGGAGCCAAGGGATTCTCATTGCAAACTCCATGTAGCCTGGAACATTTCAAGACAATTAATTAATAGGAAACTAAGATAAGGTGATtgcttttaattttcaatacgCAAGGCACAAACTACATGTGGTAACAGGTCTATAAACAAACTGTGGCATTAAAGAAAGTACCTGTCAGAATTAACAAAAGCAAACATCTGTAGTCTAACAGCCAGTTTACAATAATTAACTATGGTTTGGGAATCTTATTAATTTGAAAGTGTCTATTTAATAGCCATCTCAATGCAACTCCAAAGCATCCTTCATGAAATATGCATAAGTTGTCAACTTAAGACTCGAGTGCATTCACCCTATTTAAAATTACCGGTTAACAAGTTTAAAAGGCTACAAAACCAACAGGAACTAAATGTACACAACTGCTCATGAGGATTTGTTTACAATGTACATCAATCAAATCAAAGTAAACGAGAGATGTGAGTTTACCATGAGGCTCCCATATCAACGGGACAACCAAACGAGTAATCAGTATGAATCCGGCCACCGAGCCTATCGCGTGATTCGAGCAATGTCACCTGAAAcacaatgaaaataaaataaataaacaaaatctAAGAATTCCCCTCAATACAATATTAccataacaaacaaaaaaacaacataTCAACACAAGTGTGTGGTTTCACCTTAAAAGATGCGTCATGGAGAACACGAGCAGCTGCAACACCTGAAATACCACCGCCAACAACAATAACAGAGGGCCATGATGACGCATTGTGTTGCCTCTCAATGTGAGAAGTCGAGACCGAGCCTGCTCATCACAAATAACagacatatataaatataaataatcaTGAATAAAAACAACAACAGAAACCCAATAagccaaaaataaataaataaaaccaaacagtaaacgaaCAGACAGAGACAAAGATCGCATACCCTCAATCAAATCAGTAAAGAACGGATCTTTGGGGTCCATTGGGAATTCGGTAAAACGAAAGGATTAAAAGGAAACAGTTGAAAAAGAATTGGGTTTTGATTGGATTGTAAAATggattggaattgaaatgggtCTAAGAAAAAGGGTGTATAGGAATCTTGGCGACTAACTGGTAAGAATTATAAAGAAGGAAGATGAGAAGGCCAGCAATGAAGCGGCTGAGATTGGCAGAAGAATAGCAAGGCAGTTTCTTCATGACATTTATCATGAGACTCGCCGCatatgctctctctctctctcaaaacaaagcaaaacaaaacaaaacaacacactTGCAGGAATTgtggtgaagaagaagaagaataagggAATGAGaataacaacaacaaacagctgctaatgaatttgattcaAACCCAAGTCGCCAAATTGCCAAAACACTCAGATCCAACAATTTCCAACTTGGCTATGTCCTCTCCTCCTATTTAGGAATCCAACCCGTTTATCTCTTGCTATGTTTAGCCCGGTGAGACTCTCTCTCACACATTTTATATACCCCTATtattatttgatttaatttaattttgtaaTCAACTATTCCAATACGTCTCTTCAATTTGGTTTTACATTCAAATGATTCATGGTGAAGCTGGCATGGTCATGCCTacctttttctttctatttttttataaagatTTCCCAAACCCAGCCGCCTCTTGTGATATTCAATCATTTCGGAATTCAATAATATCTTTTGGCCAGCAGCCTCTAATTTTTTCCACGCAGTTTCCTACACTACATGACACTCCTCAACAGTTCAGCCTTCAAACAGAAAAAGTTGCTTACTTTAAAGAGAAATCATACCCTGTTAGATAGTTTGactgtttatgtttttttcaGCTTCAAGAAGTCCAGGGGTTTATGAACTTGAACTTGAACTTGAAGAGTATATCTTGAACTTTTGTgtgtattgaaaagaaaagataagaGCAGAGTTCATGAAATCTGTATATCATTCAACAAGAGCCATAATTTGATGGTCTGTGTGAACCCATAACTGATAGATGCACCTGGTAGTTGGCAAATCTTTGAGCTAGAAGCTGTAGCTGAAGTCAGGAGAATCAGTTTTATAACATACTGGAGACAACCCGTTTCCATGCACCAATTGAACAGCTTCCCTAGTTCCGACTGTTGGAGACTCCGAACAAAATGAGCCTTGACAAAGATATGTGGCTTCAGGTTTCACCTGAGGAAACTGATAACCATACTCCACATATGAGAAAGAGCACATGTGGTAGTTTTTTATGCTCCCAAATTTGAGCATATCTTTCAGGCCATACTCCACATGAGAATCGCCAAATTATGGAACACTGGAACCTTGCCTTTGACAATGCTTAGAAACAATATAACAACCAAGACATAAATGAACAGAAGGTGACTGAATTCAAGGAACACTTATGAGCAAGCTCTGCATGTGCCGTGATGATCTTTCGAATGAATAAATAAATGCAGCAAAGGAGGGAGAGTAGTCTCTGGATCTTCTGCCAAGTTAGGAAGAACTGATCAGGTGCTTTTCCAATCACATGAGCGAAGCTGGAATATAAGCATGCCACACCTATTTCAGTGATATACCCCTTTAATCATTCTCCATAATAGCTTCCATAACAGAAACATGAGATGGCTGGAGTGAAAGAGCAAGTCCATACGCTGTTTTCACTAGTAACATGATATCACATCTTTTCATCTTTGGGAATGGACTATTTGAGAAGATAGAACATGTATCATTTCATCACAGAAAGACATACAATCAACCAGAATTTTCTTATGACTGAGTCTCCACTCAATAGCTAATCTCCATCTCTCCCTCAACCGCTGCATAGTTTTCCTTGACAGTGCTTCAGAATCTCCCTTCTTCAAAAGTGTAGCCCTGAAAGTACAAATCTCATTTACTGATACAGAGGAAAGATTCCCAAACTCAAAAGGAGCATCAACATTTTGGATTTTGTCAATGACAGCTAATAGAAAAACATCTTCTTTTAAAGTTGTAGGCAGATTCTTCATAGTATTGTCACACTTCTTTGATATCCATCTCATAATAAACATCTCATTTTCAATTGAGAGTTGGTGCCCTGAATAAGCAAGGTGTCCAACAGATCTTCGCTGGCTTACTGGGGTTGCCCATAATCGCAGAGCCGAGAGGAGAGTGAAAGACGGTTTTCCACTTTGATGGATATACAGGGATTCCTTAGGCCATGAACAAGAGGAATATATTTCTGGTTCTAAGGGAACAAAAACTTTGTCATTTGGATTTTCAATTAAAAGAAAGCCATAGTGCTCAAGAAGCTCCAAATTTGTGTATGTTCCATAGCTCAAAAGTACCTACAAATAATATGCGAAAATTATATACATTCTTGCTCTCCAAATTTATGAAAAGTTGCTCAAAATATTTAAGTACCCTAAGAGTTAAGAGGTACCCAAAACATCAAATGGCTAAAATATAGCAGCATAGAGAAACTTGCAACAAGGTTGTTGGAATAGACTGCCATAATCTCATAATAACAGGAATAGACTGACAGTAATCAACATTAAAAGCGAATTCAGTATAGGGACATTTCATTGTGAACAAAATGATATAAATGTAAAAACTATGGGCCACATGCCTCGCAAAAAATGACCATGACCATGAAACTTGAAGAGCTTGGTCCAGAAATCCCAACTAgatatcacaaaaaaaaatgataaggTTGGAGATTTTCTTAggaataattttttatatagCTCAACAAATATACATTAAACTAAACTGTTATCTTTGAGCTGctataaatatatgcataattGATTTCCCACACACAAGAAGTTGGTAGGCCAACCAGTTAAGAACAAAGATGTCTAAAGCATTGCAGAATCTAAAACAATTACACTGGACTAGTCAATATGCATCTTTAATCCAGTTAAACGATATCAGCACTCTGAGGAGAATACAATTTGAAGTACAGAATCGAGATGTAAGGGTATGTCTCCATCTCCAGAACAGATCGGTACTAATAAATCGAGAGAACACCGAACAGAGCTATTTTAGTGACTTTAATAAGTTTTTTCACATATAAAAAAATGTCTTTCACAGAGCAGTACCAAATATAATCTGAAACTCAAACAGTCAAACCAActgaattgtaaatttgtaatacACATGGGATGCAGCCAGCATAGCTACAAGAAAGATGGCCATTTGGACATCCAAAGATCAGGGACCTACATTGCCCGGTAAAATCCGTCTCTTCACTTAATAGGGTGATTATGTGTGTAATAACCACCTGGGTACCTCATACCACCGAGCCTTAACAAGAAAATGACGTACAGTCTAACATATCCTGTGAATAGGTCTAATATATCCTGTGTATATCATGGCagaatcaaagaaaaaaaatctatctACAACAACATGTAGTGATGATTAAATACCAGAACCTTTTTCAAAGAAATTCACCAACCCTAAACGGAGCAATCATATTACCCAGTGCCTGTTGCACATAttctaaagaaagaaaacaagaatcaGAGATAAAGGAACAAGAATAGTCCTAATTCATATTGCAGGATGGATGGCtttgttataatatatagCCACTCTCGAAGTCAAAGACCTGAATTTGTTGGCCAAATCTGCAATCAATGACACtacactaaaaaaaaaaaggaatgctTATTGTACTAAACCGAGACAATCCATGCATCTCTTGCATACATCAATTCAAAATGTAATGTCATTTAGGAGAAGGCAACTGACGAATATTTATTAGTCACCTTAGATATATCTTACAAGTTGTTACTTCATTCGACATATCATAATAGTCTTCATTCAATTTCTCTTACATTTTGTGGGTCACTGATCAGTTAATGAGCTTTTCTAAAGATAAAGCAGTGGCTATCTATTTGAATGCGATGCTCTTAAAGAATATTAATCATTACAAAAAATACTTGGTAGTCGGTACCCTGATATCACCTTCCATACTTTATTCACCTTACCCTCATTATTGTCTGTCAAATTTATATGTAAACGTAGAAACCTACATCTAAATCTTCTTCTATCACTCATGTAATAGTGACCATATTTTTCTTCTGTGTACAACCCCACATATCGAAGGTAACCCTAACCTTGTATGACTACATCTAATCAATCCCACCTTTTTGTCTTCCCAGTCTTCCAGTATAGCTACCATAACTTCCTTGTAACTCATCATCCTCTTAAAGCCTCTATCTCGCCTACCTCCAAAAGTTCCTTCGTGAGATACTATCTGCTTTTTCAAAATGTGATCATCAGTAGgatatttaaattttaagtTCGGAATATCTCTCACGTCAGGTGGTTCACCCTGTCCTCAAAAAGCAGCACAGCCTTTTAACAGCATTGATATTATCATATTTTACCACCAGAATCTTCCTAAGTGTTGATGTCACTATGGTAATTCTTGATTCATTGGTATAGAAGTTGAATCCCAGAAGTTATTGGAACAGAATCATGAGGAAACAAGATATTTTCCCAATCATACAACGAATTTCTCCTCCACAATCAAACTCCACACCCAGAAACTAGAGATAAGAACTCCATTGAAGAATTAGAATGTATGACATTAGTGTTCATAGATGTGGCCTATAAAGCTACGGAAATTAGATTAATTAAATGGGAACCAGCACGCAACCGTATGAAAACAAAAGACAAATTTTATGCAAGATAAAAAAGCAAAAGTCCATAATACCTGCTCTCCTTTTCTGTAACTTTTTTTCGCATAGAAGCTATACGCCCCAAGATTGTCCTCAAACCTTCCATCAGTTAATCTTCCCGAATTAGAATCAAGCTGCTCCATATCAAGCATACACGAAGCTTCCTCTTTCACTGTAGAGATATCCTCTAAAGCCAAGTCATGTGTTCTATGCtctatattttcaaaatctgATTCTTCTGAGGGTGCGGAATAATTAAATAAGTCTCCAACAGGACATAAACATCCAGCTCTATCCCATGGTATATGCATCGTCCGCGAGGATACCTATTAAGGAAAAATATGATTAACAGCATAAAAACATATTTTGAAATATTCTATATAATAGAGAGgggagagggggggggggatcaAAACATATTTAAGAAACAATGGAAGTAGAAAATTCCAGTCGCTGAAATAAGCAATAGAACTGATGCACAAAAGAAATGATTATTAGTACGAGATCACTGTGAAAAATAATTCTTGTCATCTTGCCATTATATTGTCAGCACCATGATCTAACCTATATGTAACCTGACCCACAACAAGGAAATGACTATAGCAACTTTGTGTCAAAGTTGTTACTACACAGTATAGAAAAACTCAAACCCAATGCACAATTACTCCTCAAATAGGCTATCCAAAACATTAAGTACCTATAAATATTAAAGATTCATACTTTTGAATAACTAGAACCAATGGTCTAATAATTGAAACTCGAAATTGTAATTAAACAATGACAAATATAGAAAAAACTAAATTTAAAAGTAAGCATCATAGGTGTCAGTGCAATAAAGTTCAAGGACCAAGCACACAAGCATGATGTGCATTATTCACAAAAGAATAGAAACGGTTCACTTACAGTTGCAGAAGCCCAAAGCCATGCCCTAAATGTTCGAAGTTGTGGCTTGAGCTTAAGTTGTTCCATAAGCGCATTGGTTTCTTTCCACTCAAACTCAGCCTTGGCAATGGCCTTCTCAGCAGCCCAGATAGCATCATCCACCTAGAAAAGCACATAACATACATCAAAAACCAACATTTCAAACACAAATTCCAATCCTAAccaacaaagaaacaaaacaaaaaaacttgAACCTGCAGAGCTTGCTTCTCAAATTCACCAAATGTTGCTACAATGTCGTAGCTCCGTGGCAAATTAATCAGGTAAGGGTGCCACCATGAAGCCTTCCCCTTACCCATTTCATAGAGCAAACAAACACTCAATCTCTACACATAATGAAAACAAACCGACCGAACACATGTTTCAGCAAAAACAGAGAACTGGGTCATCTGGGTTGTAACTTGTAACTAGTTCCAAAGCCTTATATTAAACagagcaaaacaaaaaacctgggtaggagagagagagctatGAGCACTGACAGCGAGAGAGAGACGATCATCTCTCAGTAACAGAGCTTGAGTTGTAATGAGAGCCGATTTGGGGACTGAGAGAACCAACTCGCCTTTCTCAAGGTGACGAGCAGCGCCCAAACCTCTCCTGCAGAAACGTGAATTGTTAAACTCATACAAGTTTAAGAGAGGTAAATGAGTAGGGAGGTGCATACCCGCCGGCGCCGTGGAAGTAGGAGACGACGAGAGAGTGGCCCAAGCATGAATGCCCGCCGTTTTTCGAGTCTGATATCCCCAACTCGGCTGCCCATTTCAGAAGCTTTTCGAggttgtcttcttcttcctccattgTTAAACTGTGGAAGTGGTTAAATGAATAAAGGGTGCCACTTTTTTTGTTCCCAAAACACATGCCACTTATGAACTCTTTCCACCTCTCAGAAAACCGTAAATTCTACTTAAATAATTTAGTACAGTTATACCGGCAATTTAGAAATTATATTTCTATTAATTTTgtgttaaaggaaaaacatcATTAGTGTGTCTTCCTTAAAGTAATTAACGGAATGAGTTAATAACGTTTATGATCAACGCATATAattgatcaatcaccattatatagtcttaattaccattgtaattacaATTTACTTCTATTATAATCatgacccctatataaagtgaattatcaatgaaatgagtaCACCATTCCATTTTCCCgacaacacgttatcagcgcTTTGCTCCAACATTGAACTGTTTTGATAGGTCAAGGAAAAACTTATGTTTCATTGAAAAAAGTAGAAATTTCTTTTCTCAAATACAGAATATTATACCCGGCACACAGACAATTTATCTGGGCACCCATCTCCGATTTTCCTTGATCAAATTGTCATTTCCGGATGCCACCGACCCCAATCGATCTAGCCTCAGTCTTGATTGTTGTCAAGAGACTGCTGCTCCTCTCTATGGTCGAATCGACATGCGTTCGAAGGATTGACCAATCTTCCCAGATCTACAGATGTTGATCTATCGTCGGCAACGCGTCTCAAGCCACCTCCTCGTCCGACCAGGGCACCAGCGACGAACACCGATTGACGCCGAACTAGATCCATATCTCGACATCATCCTAAGCAACGACGACGTCCAACCCAGATTCTCGCACATCAAGCGATGCCATCATATCGGGAGCTTGGAATCGCAGCCACCCTATATCTGCTTCAACCTAATGCGTCTCAGCCACTCTTAGATCATCGTCGAGTGCTTTTTGCCCAAACCAGCCTCTGAAGCCTCTTGGGCCAGAAACCGACAACCCTCGTCGAGACTCCCGATGCTGCAACGCGAGCTCGACCCAATGTAGATCTAACCTCAACCTGGTCACTCCCAACTCAGATTTGTCGATCTAACCCACGAAAAAAGAGGATCTTACCTTTGGTAATCCAAAATTTTACCTATGTCAATATAAAGGG
This genomic interval from Argentina anserina chromosome 1, drPotAnse1.1, whole genome shotgun sequence contains the following:
- the LOC126795991 gene encoding protein SET DOMAIN GROUP 40, which translates into the protein MCFGNKKSGTLYSFNHFHSLTMEEEEDNLEKLLKWAAELGISDSKNGGHSCLGHSLVVSYFHGAGGRGLGAARHLEKGELVLSVPKSALITTQALLLRDDRLSLAVSAHSSLSPTQRLSVCLLYEMGKGKASWWHPYLINLPRSYDIVATFGEFEKQALQVDDAIWAAEKAIAKAEFEWKETNALMEQLKLKPQLRTFRAWLWASATVSSRTMHIPWDRAGCLCPVGDLFNYSAPSEESDFENIEHRTHDLALEDISTVKEEASCMLDMEQLDSNSGRLTDGRFEDNLGAYSFYAKKSYRKGEQVLLSYGTYTNLELLEHYGFLLIENPNDKVFVPLEPEIYSSCSWPKESLYIHQSGKPSFTLLSALRLWATPVSQRRSVGHLAYSGHQLSIENEMFIMRWISKKCDNTMKNLPTTLKEDVFLLAVIDKIQNVDAPFEFGNLSSVSVNEICTFRATLLKKGDSEALSRKTMQRLRERWRLAIEWRLSHKKILVDCMSFCDEMIHVLSSQIVHSQR